From Prosthecobacter vanneervenii:
CTGTTCTATGCCGAACACTATTTGAACATTGATCTTGAATCTCGGACAGTTGAGTTTCACGAGAAGGATGATTCCTACAGAGATGCTGTCTTGAGAGCTCTCTCTGGTGAGATAAAAAAATGAACCTGCCGCACGTGGGCAACCTGGCATGATATTGAGAGCAATGTGGAACGGTCTGTTGGTCTAGTAGACAGCGTTCATCCCCATTGGAGATCGCACATCTGGCATCAGCCCTCGGTGGAGGAAATCGGGAAGCGCAGCTTGATCTCCGTGCCTTGGTCTGGATTCCCCCGCACATAAAGCTGGCCGCGCATCTGCTCGGCAAAAACGGCGAGGATCTTGAGGCCGAGGCCGCTGCCTTCTCCCGGATGAAAATCTGCCGGCAGGCCCACGCCGTCATCGAGGATGACGAGCTCTCCAGTGCCGTGTTTGTAGTTCAGCACAGCGCTGACCTGGCCTTTGCGACCGTGCGGGTAGGCGTGCTCAAAGCAGTTGGAGAGAGCCTCATTCAGCGTCAGCGCCAGAGGCATGAGCCACTCCTGCTCCACTGAGCCTTCCTGGAGCTGCAGCTTCACCTTGATCTGCTCCTCCTTCATTTCATAGCACTCGCGCAGATGCGCCACGAGATCGCGGGCAAAGTCGTTGAAGGTGTCTCCTCTGCCCAGCGCCACCTGATAGAGATGCTGGTGCAGAGCGGCGATGGCGCGGACTCGGTTCTGGCTGGAGCGCAGGGCATTGCGTGCATCCTGATCACTCACGCCATTGATCTGCATGTTAAGCAGGCTGGAGATGATCTGAAGATGATTTTTGATGCGGTGATGCGTCTCGGTGAGCAGGAGCTTCTCGCGCTCCAGATTCACCACCGGCCAGCGCTGGCTGGAGGGAGCCACCACCTGGTAGGCCACCGGCGTGGCTGCATGGACGGCAGGTGCGGTCTGCATCTGCGCCGCCCCTGGGGCATCGCCAGCAGGACTGCTGTGACTGGAGAGCTCGATGCCGCCAAACTCCAGCACGCGCGCGGTGGTTTCCACCTCGCCGCGCTTGCCATTGCCGCCAAAGAACGGACGCCTGACGATATTGTCTGGGTGTGCGGCCTGATCTGCCAGATCGGTGAAGAAACCGGTGGCGTCCGAAGGACGGAAGAACTGGTGCAGCGGGCGGCCGATGGCTGCGGCGGCCTCGATACCAAAGACATGCTGCGCATGCTCCGTCCAGCTGCGCACCCTGCCGTTGGCATCGGTAGTCAGCAAGATGTGGCTGATGGGCTGGGAAGGAGCGTGGAAAGGTCGCGTGAGTGGCGGTGCCGCAGGGAAGGAAGGCACGGGTGCGGCCCCATGCTCCGGCAGTTCCTGCAGATAATGAATGGTGCAGTGTGCCTCACCCTGGGCATCCTGCACCACAGCGATGTGCAGCATGGCGCGGGAGAAGCCGCCGCCTGGGCGCTTGATCTGCACGCTGATGGATTCTGACTGCCTGCCGCTGATGCGAAGGGTGCGCAGCGCATCCCTCCGTGCGGTGGCGCTTTCAGGGTCCAGCCACGCATCCAGCGGGTAGCGGCGCAGCTCCGACTTGGCCTGTCCCAGCAGCGCCTCGGCATGCTGGTTGACTTCAAAGATCACGCCCGCCTTGTCCGTCATCACCAGCGCCACGGGGCTGCCCTGCATGAGCGTGCGCAGTTTGGCCTCCATGCTGCGCAGCTGCTCTTCATGACGTGTGTGCTCGGTGGCGTCCTGAATGCTCACGAGCAGTCCGCCGCTGGGCAGCGAGACGGGATGAAATTCCAGCTCCTTGAGCAGGCCGTCAGCCGTAGCCAGAGAAACGGTACGCGTGAGCTGCCTGCGCCACACGCTCTCCCGCCAGGCCATGACCACCTGGGCGCGGTGCTCTTCGGTGGGGCAGCCATGCGCCAGCCAGCTTTCCACATTTTGCTCGGGGTCCAGCGGGCGGCCGAGCAGCTTGGCCAGGCGCTCGTTTTGAAACACAGGTGTGCCGCGCTCATCCAGAACAAAGACTCCGCAGGGGATGCTCTCCAGGTAACTGCGCAGCCGTCCCTCACGACGGGCAAAGGTCTGCTGCGCCTCGGAGAGCGTGCGCAGTTCCTGGCGCGCACGGGAGAGCTCCGTCTCCAGGCGCTGCAAGGCACCGTCGTCCACAGCCGGTGCGGGCGCTGGCTGGGCCAGGAAAGCCGGCGGCGGTGTGACAGGAGCTGGTATCACCGGCTCAGGCGGACTGTAGAGCAGACCGCCCTCCAGCGCCGTCTGCGGGGAGAGACCCATCAGCATGAACTGCCGGGGCGCATTCTCTCCGCCTTTGCTGGCCAGTGCTGAGACCAGCCAGCGAGATGGCGCGCCATATTCTGCGGAAAAGTCGTTTCGGGTGATGATGCAGCCGGGAGTAGGTTCCTGGCTGAGCGCCACATTGGTCAGCACCTCCAGTGTTTGCAGTCGCAGGGCACCGTGGTCGCGTCCCGGGCCGAAGATTTCCCAGAAGCAGGTGCTGCCCTCCTGAATGCCTTTGTCCAGGGTCAGATGGGCTGCAGCCACATTGGCGCGCAGGATGACTCCGTCTTCATTCAGCACCAGCATGGGCATGGCGCAGTCCAGGGCGTCGGGGGCCTTCGCCTCAGGTGGGGTGTCCTCCAGATCCTCGATGTGGGAGGGTAGTTTGGAATCGTCTTCGGCGGAACGCTGGCGTGAGCTGAACTTCTCGCAGGTGACCATGAGGCCTCCTACAGAGGCATCCCGCTTCTTGCGCCAGGGGCGCACCTCCCAGCGGTACACCAGATGGCGTCCATCAGGGCCGCTGAGCGCGTCGTGCTCACTGCGGACGATGTGTCCCTGAAGCGCACGCTCATAGACCTGCCGCCAGCCTGGGTGCAGGCCGGGAAAGATTTCATACTGGCTCTTGCCCACCAGTGGCTGCACCTGCTGCAGGCCAAATTCGGAGATCCACTGCCGGTTGGCCAGCATGTAGCGCATGCTGCGGTCAAACATGGCCATGGCCACCGGGGCGTTTTCCACCAGCACACCCAGCACCAGCTCCATGTCCTCGGATTCATTCTTGGTGGGCTCCCCACCTCCTGCCGATCTCGTGGTAGGAGGATCCTTGAACTCATCGCGCGTCTTCTCCGCAGGCGCTGCCTGCGCCTTGGGATGAATGACATTTCTGAGGACCGAGGAAGACATTTCGAGACTTGTTGAGAAAATTTAAAATTTAAGTCCTCCCAAGTTATCAGCAAGGCGAAAAACAGAAGAATTGATTCTCAATTCAGCAATATTATAGCCTGAAGTGCAATGGGAGCAATTGGGCGGAATATTCATTCCCGATGATAAGGCTCTCCCTTGATAATGGTGTAGGCACGATAAATCTGCTCCATCAACATCACCCAGGCGATGTCGTGCTGCATCGTTAATGAGGAAAGAGACCAGCACACGCGGGCCTTGGCGCGTAACTGGGTCGAATGACCGTCAGCACCGCCGATGACGAGGCAGACGCGTTTACGTCCGGAGACCTCTTCCTGCTGGATCCAGCGCGCCATTTCCACACTGCGCAGCTGCTTGCCTCGCTCGTCCAGCAAAATGCACAACTCTCTTGCGCAGGCAGCCTCGATCTGTTTCTCCACTTTTTCGAGAGGCCCCTCTTTAATGATGATATGCTCAAAGTGGCTGTAGTGTTGCAGCCTCTTCCAATAGAGGTCCACGGCCTCCTTGACCCAAGGATGGCCGGGTTTTCCAACGGTGATGATGCGCCACTGCATGAGAGACAAAAGC
This genomic window contains:
- a CDS encoding PAS domain-containing protein gives rise to the protein MSSSVLRNVIHPKAQAAPAEKTRDEFKDPPTTRSAGGGEPTKNESEDMELVLGVLVENAPVAMAMFDRSMRYMLANRQWISEFGLQQVQPLVGKSQYEIFPGLHPGWRQVYERALQGHIVRSEHDALSGPDGRHLVYRWEVRPWRKKRDASVGGLMVTCEKFSSRQRSAEDDSKLPSHIEDLEDTPPEAKAPDALDCAMPMLVLNEDGVILRANVAAAHLTLDKGIQEGSTCFWEIFGPGRDHGALRLQTLEVLTNVALSQEPTPGCIITRNDFSAEYGAPSRWLVSALASKGGENAPRQFMLMGLSPQTALEGGLLYSPPEPVIPAPVTPPPAFLAQPAPAPAVDDGALQRLETELSRARQELRTLSEAQQTFARREGRLRSYLESIPCGVFVLDERGTPVFQNERLAKLLGRPLDPEQNVESWLAHGCPTEEHRAQVVMAWRESVWRRQLTRTVSLATADGLLKELEFHPVSLPSGGLLVSIQDATEHTRHEEQLRSMEAKLRTLMQGSPVALVMTDKAGVIFEVNQHAEALLGQAKSELRRYPLDAWLDPESATARRDALRTLRISGRQSESISVQIKRPGGGFSRAMLHIAVVQDAQGEAHCTIHYLQELPEHGAAPVPSFPAAPPLTRPFHAPSQPISHILLTTDANGRVRSWTEHAQHVFGIEAAAAIGRPLHQFFRPSDATGFFTDLADQAAHPDNIVRRPFFGGNGKRGEVETTARVLEFGGIELSSHSSPAGDAPGAAQMQTAPAVHAATPVAYQVVAPSSQRWPVVNLEREKLLLTETHHRIKNHLQIISSLLNMQINGVSDQDARNALRSSQNRVRAIAALHQHLYQVALGRGDTFNDFARDLVAHLRECYEMKEEQIKVKLQLQEGSVEQEWLMPLALTLNEALSNCFEHAYPHGRKGQVSAVLNYKHGTGELVILDDGVGLPADFHPGEGSGLGLKILAVFAEQMRGQLYVRGNPDQGTEIKLRFPISSTEG
- a CDS encoding 23S rRNA (pseudouridine(1915)-N(3))-methyltransferase RlmH; this encodes MQWRIITVGKPGHPWVKEAVDLYWKRLQHYSHFEHIIIKEGPLEKVEKQIEAACARELCILLDERGKQLRSVEMARWIQQEEVSGRKRVCLVIGGADGHSTQLRAKARVCWSLSSLTMQHDIAWVMLMEQIYRAYTIIKGEPYHRE